Genomic DNA from Methanofollis sp. W23:
GGGTCGATCTCCCTGGACCTGATCGTCTGGAGGGCGAGGACCATCTGGGCGGCGATGACGACCGGGTCTCTTGCCTGGTCAGGATGGGCGGCATGCCCCCCGATCCCCCTGACGACGATGTCGATCGACTCGCCCCCGGCAGAGAGGACGCCGCTCCGTGTCCCGACCGTCCCGGCCGGGATGTCTGGACCGGCATGGACGGCGACCGCACACACGGGACGGGGGAACCTGGTAAAAAGCCCGTCCCTGAGCATCGCCCGCGCCCCTGCCACAGTCTCCTCGGCGGGTTGGCCCACAAAGAGGAGCGTCCCAGACCATGCCTCCCGTATCCCGACAAGCACCCCTGCCGCCCCGACAAGAGAGGTCATGTTGAGGTCATGGGCGCAGGCATGCATCACGCCAGGGCGCCTGCTTGCATAGGGGAGCCCGGTCTCCTCCTGGACCGGCAGGGCGTCCATATCGGCCCTGAGCATCACGACCGGTCCCGGCCCGTTCTCAAGCACCCCGACGACCCCATGGCCGCCGATCTCAGAGGTGACAGAGATGCCCGCAGCCTCCAGTTCTGCGGCAAGCAACTCTGCAGTCTGCTCCTCTCCCCCTGAAAGTTCGGGTTCGGCATGGAGGTCCTGGTAGAGGGCGACGAGTGCCGGGAGTTTGCGGCCGACCAGATCGTCGATCTCTGTTCGTATCTCTTCACGCACCTGTCATCACCATCCTCCCCTTGTCATGGATGGCTAATATAGTACTTCTGATCGGCGCCCGTGAAGGTTCATCCTCCTGAACCCGCCCGCCGCACCACCTCGACGAGACTGAGGGGCCTGACATCTCGGTCATCGAAGACGAGAACATCACTGTCCACGGTGCAGAGGCGGGTTCCCCTGGGTGACCACAACCATCAGCCCTTCCTCAGCTCTCCTTACTTCCAGGACCAAGACTTCTGCTGGACGATCGAACTCCTGGTGTGGTCTCAGGCGAAGGTCAGGATCTTCTGGACCGATCGGCACCGGCATGATTGTCCTCAACGCCGACCTGAAGACGGACCACCTGATCATCATGCCTTCTTCGCCTCACGCCGGGGGGTGCACCCTCCTGCCCCCCCCCACGACGAGGACAGGGGCGGGGCGGCGAAGGAACACAATCTTCACCTGCACTTCAGTCTCGAAAAAGAGCGATCAAGTAAGGAGAGATGTGCATCCCATATGCCAGAGGCGTGAACTCGCCTCATACTGAATTCTACACCTCGCTACAGAACCGACATTTCCAAAGAGTGTGAATGTCAAATGCCACGTCATTCCTGCACCATGAGGATCAGAGATCATCTCACCTCCTCCTGAGCCACATCTGCGTGACCTCATCACCCTGACTCAAGGGGAAATCTCTATCTCCCGGGCCCCCATCCAACCCCCTCGAGGTGGGAAGATATGCAGACCTTTGCGCGGCCAAGGGTGGTGGTGAGCAGGTGCATCGAGTTCGACCACTGCCGGTGGAATGGGGACATGATCAGGAGCGAGGTGGTGGGGCGGATGAACGCGCACGTCGAGTTTGTGCCGGTCTGCGCCGAGGCGGAGATCGGGCTCGGGATCCCGAGAGAGCCGGTCAGGCTGGTGGGGGAGGGCGACGAGGTCAGGCTGGTGCAGCACGAGACCGGACGGGACGTGACCGAAATGATGACCGGGTTTGCCGCCGCGTTCCTCGACGACCTGGGCGAGGTGGACGGGTTTCTTCTCAAGTCCAGGTCGCCTTCATGCGGGATCAAAGGGGTGAAAATCTACTCGTCGATGAAGGGCGGCGCCTCCAGAGGGACGAGGGCCGGGCTCTTCGCGGAGGCGGTGCTCTCACGCCACCCTGACCTCCCGGTCGAGGACGAGGGGAGGCTGCGGAACCGGCGGATCAGAGAGCACTTCCTGATCAGGCTCTTCACCCTTGCCGGGTTCAGGGAGGCACGGGCGCACGGCGACCTCCAGGCCCTCTCTGAGTTTCACGCCAGGAACAAATTTCTCCTGATGGCATATAGCCAGAAAGAACTCCAGACCCTCGGGAATGTGGTGGCAAACCAGGAATCGCAGCCGTTCGAAGAGGTTGTCGCGACCTATGAACGTCATCTCAGGGCCGCCCTGAAAAATCCCCCAAAGGCCACCTCACGGACCAATGTCCTCTTCCATGCCCTGGGATATTTCAAAGACTCTCTCTCTCCAGAAGAGAAGGCCTTCTTCCTGGAGACCGTCGAGCACTACCGGAAGAACGAGGTGACCATCTGCCCGAACCTGACCATCCTGCGCTCATGGATCGTGAGGTTCGGGATCGACTACCTCGCAGAGCAGACCTTCTTCTCCCCCCTGCCCCCAGGGCTGATGGAGGTTCCGCCCGACCTTTCGCAGGACCAGCGCGACTACTGGAAGGAGGAGAAAGGGAGGCCAGGACTGTGAGACCTGGCCCGGCCCTGACCTGTCTTGTGGGCACCGTCGTCGTGGTCGCACTCGTCTCGGGGTGTCTTGGAGAGCCAGACGGCTCGCTCCCCCCGCCGGTCGAGTTCATCCCTGAAGTGACCGGTGGCGGCACAGGGGACGGGCTCATCATCAGGTATTACCCCAACACCACCGAACCCGCCTCATACTCGGTCACCTTCGAGATCAAGGTGGCCGGGGAGGTCACCGACGCCGTGGCCGGAGAGAGCTTCTCCGGCATCTCGGCCGCCCACCCGATCGAACTCCCGCCCGTGCCGGCAGGCGCAGGCGACGAGGTGAGGGTGCAGGTCACCATCTTCGACGAGTACGGCCGGATCGTGCACACCGAGACCACCACCTTCCTCGCCGGCGAGGAACTTCAGGTGACGACCTGATATTCGGCCGCCTTCCAGGCGGTGATCCCCTCCTCCATATTATACACCTCGTCACACCCTTCTTCGACCATCACCGACGCCGCCCCCGCACTTCTCACGCCGGTCCGGCAGTAGACCAGGCAGGTCGCCCCTCTCTCGAAGGCCCTGACCTCGTCCCTGAATGCCGGGTCATACCAGTCGAGATTGACCGCGCCCTCGATGTGCCCGGCGGCAAACTCTTCAGGCGTCCTGACGTCCAGGAGCACGAACCCCGGGTCCCCCGCACGTTCCTGGATGAGGGCATGGGCCTCGTCGACCGAGAGGTCGGTCCATGCCGTCCCCATACAGCCTCCCGCACCGAGGGCCAGCGCAAGGAGGAGCAGGGGGAGGGCCTGATACTGATCTGGCATGGAGGAGGATCTCCCGGCCCTGATATAAATCATTCAGGTTGACTCGCTCCGCTCAAAGGACCAGGCGCCAAGGGCAAGAAGCAGAAGAAAGAACCCGGTGAGGATGACGGCGTCGGTCATCAAGGGAAATGAGGAGACGCCGGTAAGAACACCGCGCAGCCCGTCCACCCCATAGGTCAGGGGATCGGCGTACGAGAGCGGCTGGACCCAGAGAGGGAGGTTCTCGACCGGGAAGAGCGCACCTGAGAGGAAGAAGATCGGGAAGACGACGAAGTTCATCACCAGGGTGAACCCGTGGATGTCCTTCATGTTCGAGGCGAAGATCAACCCCATCGAGATGAAGGTGGTGGAGATGAGGAGCATGAAGAGCGCCGCGGCCAGGAAGGCGAAGAACCCGGGGTACGAGAAGCCCATCAGCCCTGAGAGAAGAAGGATCAGAACCCCCTGGAGGAGCGAGGTCGTCGCCCCGCCGGCCGTCCTGCCAAGGACGATCGAGATCCTGCTCACCGGGGCGACCATGATCTCTTTTAAAAACCCGAACTCCCTGTCCCAGAGCACCGAGATCCCGGCAAAGGTCGAGGAGAAGAGGAGGGTCATGCCGACGATCCCGGGGACCAGGTAGGTGATGTAGTCGATGCCCTCAGGGATCCCGGGGACCGTGCTGGTCCGAAACCCGAACCCGAGGAAGGCCATGAAGAAGAGTGGCATCCCGAGCGTCCCGACGACCCTGGACTTCGCCCTGAAGAAGCGCTTCATCTCCCTGAGCCAGAGAACATAGATCGCGGTGACCTCGCGGTTCATCTCAGGCCTCCCGGATCGTCCTGCCGGTCACATGAAGAAAGACGTCTTCAAGGCTCGGTTGTCTGAGATTCACCGAGACGATCTCCAGTCTTTCGGCCGCCGCCATCGCCACGAGGGCCGCCACCCGCCGGTCCCCTTCTTCCACCACAATGGAGATGGTCTGGCCGGCGCCTCCCACCTGCCTGACCCAGGGCTCCTCGTGCAACCGATTTTTAAACCCCGCATCGTCCCCCTCGACCCCGAGGGTGATGAGGTCGCCGCCCAGCGAGGTCTTGAGCGCCTCAGGGGTATCGAGGACGCTGATCTTTCCGTGGTCGATGATGGCCACCCGGTCGCAGAGGTAGTCGGCCTCCTCCATATAGTGGGTGGTCAGGACCACCGTCACCCCCTCGTCGCGGTTGAGTGCCTCGACATATTCCCAGATGCGGCGGCGGGTCTGTGCATCCAGGCCGAGGGTCGGTTCGTCGAGGAAGAGGACTTTCGGGCGCTGGATCAGGCCTCGGGCGATCTCGAGCCGGCGCTTCATTCCGCCAGAATACTCTGAGACCAGGTCGTCGGCCCGGTCGTCGAGTTCGACGAGCCCGAGCACCGCCGCGATCCGGTCCTCTCGCGCCTGCCGCGGGATCCCGTACATCATCGCGTGAAAGTCGAGGTTCTCCCTGGCGGTGAGGTTGGTGTCGAGGGCCGGTTCCTGGAAGACGACCCCGATCTGCTGGCGGACCCGGTCCCTTTCAGTGGCGATGTCGGCGCCGCCGACGGTGGCCCGCCCCCCGGTCGGCGAGAGGAGGGTGGTGAGCATGTTGATGGTCGTGGTCTTGCCCGCACCGTTCGGCCCGAGCAACCCGAAGATCTCGCCGTCCTCCACGGTAAACGAGATCCCGTCGACGGCGACAACCTCGTCGAAGGTTCTGGTGAGCCCTTCCACCTGGATCGTGGCCATAAGATTACTTCTTCCCCCACCGGTCAAAGTATTTTTTGATGAGCGCGGCACGCACGGTGATGCCCCCCTCATCCCAGGGAGCAGATCTCAGAAATATATAGTGCCTGTACACTCTGAAGGGCCAATACGGACCTTCCAGGAAATGTTCAGATCATATCTCTGTCCGGGCAGTGCTACCTCCCTGACCCTCTGGATGAAGAGTGGGCCAGGAAGGCAGCGAGAAGCCATGAAGACGGGATGCGATCCTCCGCCAATCTTCATCAGCAGGAATCCCCTGGGGACGGCACGCTCCCCGGTGGAGAGGATAGGGTTCTGAATTTCAGGAAGGAAAGACTTCGGTTCAAGGCGAGGGTCGGGCCTCAGAAGCTGTGGGATATGGTCTGTAGAAATCCTCCTCGTTCCCGGTCCCCCCTGCGCACCAAAAGGTCGAGGACGGCAGCACTCTCATCATAGCCGTCCATTCTCCCTTCCCGACCCCACCGTCATCCCGGGGATCAGGGGGGCACTCGCCCGGTGGGGGCTATGGGAAGGCATGATGATCCGACGCCCCGCCGTCTCGCCCCGGGGGTGCACCCCCCTGACCCCCCCCCACGACGAAGAGAAGCGGGAACGGCGAGTGAACACGATCCTCACCTGCTCTTCAGTCTTGAGAAAAAGAGAGACCACGTGACAAGAAATTTTCATCCCATATGCGTGAACCCGAAGGTTCATGCCAGATTCTACAGAGCCGAGTTTCGAAAAAGCCAAATATTATTTTCCCGTCCCTTATGCATAATGGAAGAATTCGAGATGGAAGTTGTAGAGATCAACCCCAGAGAATGGGGGTCCTTTGTCATACGGGGAGTGGCCGCGGTCCTCTTTGGGGTGGCGGTCCTCTTCTGGACCGAGATCACCCTCGAACTCCTGATGATACTCTTCGGGCTCCTGGTGATCGTCTACGGCATCACACTTGCGGCCTACGGGTCTACGCGACCGGTCGGGGAGACGAACACGACACTGACCCTGCTCATGGGCGTGCTCGTCGTCGCCCTGGGGGTCGTCGCCGTCGCGATGCCATACCTCGTGGCGGCCCTCATCGTGACGGTGATGGGTGCGCTCGCACTTGTCATCGGGGCCGCTGACCTCGGGCTCGCCATCTTCTCGATGAAAGGACACTCCCACCGGGGCCTCCTCGCACTCTCCGGAATCCTCTCGATCATCCTCGGCCTGTTCTTCCTGGTCTATCCCCTGCTTGGCGGGATGCTCCTGGTCGCCCTGTACCTCGGCGTCTTCGCCATCCTCTCAGGGGTGCTCTCGATCGCCGTCGGGATCGCCCTCAGGGGGGAGGCAAAAGAGACCTGACACTCTTTTCTGGATCTCTGAACTCCTCCTGACGGATCGCTCTGCCAGAGAACTACCCTCCAACAACTTCAGGTCATCTCATCTTTCTTCCAATCGCATTTCGAAGAACGAGAATATTCTCAAGACCTGGCCCTGTAGAACCCTTATCTATTCTCGGTGCACGCGCGATTCAACCGCCTCTCCCCGTCTTTTCGCCGGGGGCGAGTGCCGCCCAGACCTCCGGGATGAAGAGAGGCCCAAGAAGGCACACTCAATCGCCATGAAGAGCGTAATGCCGTTCACCCCTTTCTTCGCGCAGGGGACCGGGGGGGCCGGCCAAGCCCCCCGCCAAAGATAACTGTCCGGAGGATTTCTACAGAGCCCAAGATCTCTCCTTTCGCACCCCACAGAGGAGTGAGAGAGGAGGGCAGACCCCCGCGAAGAGAATTATCCAGAGGTGTCACCATGAAAAAGATCCTGAAGATCATCTCTCCAGGTTCCCCTAATGGTTTAAATCCACCAGATCCCTTCAAGAGCGATACAATGATTGCAGATATATCTCCTGAATGATCAAACCTCTGCCTTCCCTACCTCATCATAGTTCCCAGGGGCGCTCACGGTCGCCCCCCGGCGCGAACATGGAGGAAAGCATATCAATCTGATCCGCCCCCCTTCAATCACAGAATGTCCTCCTTCATCCTGGCGCCATGGGTGCGCCCCCTT
This window encodes:
- a CDS encoding DUF523 and DUF1722 domain-containing protein, producing the protein MQTFARPRVVVSRCIEFDHCRWNGDMIRSEVVGRMNAHVEFVPVCAEAEIGLGIPREPVRLVGEGDEVRLVQHETGRDVTEMMTGFAAAFLDDLGEVDGFLLKSRSPSCGIKGVKIYSSMKGGASRGTRAGLFAEAVLSRHPDLPVEDEGRLRNRRIREHFLIRLFTLAGFREARAHGDLQALSEFHARNKFLLMAYSQKELQTLGNVVANQESQPFEEVVATYERHLRAALKNPPKATSRTNVLFHALGYFKDSLSPEEKAFFLETVEHYRKNEVTICPNLTILRSWIVRFGIDYLAEQTFFSPLPPGLMEVPPDLSQDQRDYWKEEKGRPGL
- a CDS encoding ABC transporter permease, which translates into the protein MNREVTAIYVLWLREMKRFFRAKSRVVGTLGMPLFFMAFLGFGFRTSTVPGIPEGIDYITYLVPGIVGMTLLFSSTFAGISVLWDREFGFLKEIMVAPVSRISIVLGRTAGGATTSLLQGVLILLLSGLMGFSYPGFFAFLAAALFMLLISTTFISMGLIFASNMKDIHGFTLVMNFVVFPIFFLSGALFPVENLPLWVQPLSYADPLTYGVDGLRGVLTGVSSFPLMTDAVILTGFFLLLLALGAWSFERSEST
- a CDS encoding amidohydrolase, whose product is MREEIRTEIDDLVGRKLPALVALYQDLHAEPELSGGEEQTAELLAAELEAAGISVTSEIGGHGVVGVLENGPGPVVMLRADMDALPVQEETGLPYASRRPGVMHACAHDLNMTSLVGAAGVLVGIREAWSGTLLFVGQPAEETVAGARAMLRDGLFTRFPRPVCAVAVHAGPDIPAGTVGTRSGVLSAGGESIDIVVRGIGGHAAHPDQARDPVVIAAQMVLALQTIRSREIDPNEFFVLTIAAVHGGSKHNTIPDEVTMKVNLRYHHSTVRDQGLEAVRRVTTGVARAAGVPEDLMPVVTVIDESVPPLVTDAGLTSRCAAAAEEVLGEGKAIEIAPLSGSEDFAIYGQEGVPLVYFRFGTMVGGQPGPYLHSSHFAPEQTNAIRSATLTLVASALTCVGKDQERSG
- a CDS encoding ATP-binding cassette domain-containing protein — translated: MATIQVEGLTRTFDEVVAVDGISFTVEDGEIFGLLGPNGAGKTTTINMLTTLLSPTGGRATVGGADIATERDRVRQQIGVVFQEPALDTNLTARENLDFHAMMYGIPRQAREDRIAAVLGLVELDDRADDLVSEYSGGMKRRLEIARGLIQRPKVLFLDEPTLGLDAQTRRRIWEYVEALNRDEGVTVVLTTHYMEEADYLCDRVAIIDHGKISVLDTPEALKTSLGGDLITLGVEGDDAGFKNRLHEEPWVRQVGGAGQTISIVVEEGDRRVAALVAMAAAERLEIVSVNLRQPSLEDVFLHVTGRTIREA
- a CDS encoding DUF308 domain-containing protein; translated protein: MEVVEINPREWGSFVIRGVAAVLFGVAVLFWTEITLELLMILFGLLVIVYGITLAAYGSTRPVGETNTTLTLLMGVLVVALGVVAVAMPYLVAALIVTVMGALALVIGAADLGLAIFSMKGHSHRGLLALSGILSIILGLFFLVYPLLGGMLLVALYLGVFAILSGVLSIAVGIALRGEAKET
- a CDS encoding rhodanese-like domain-containing protein yields the protein MPDQYQALPLLLLALALGAGGCMGTAWTDLSVDEAHALIQERAGDPGFVLLDVRTPEEFAAGHIEGAVNLDWYDPAFRDEVRAFERGATCLVYCRTGVRSAGAASVMVEEGCDEVYNMEEGITAWKAAEYQVVT